The following proteins come from a genomic window of Mariniflexile sp. TRM1-10:
- a CDS encoding 2-hydroxyacid dehydrogenase encodes MKILHLDTNHDLLINQLNDLGFTNHEDYTSSKETIETKISDYDGIILRSRFAIDKQFLDAAKNLKFIGRVGAGLENIDCDYAITKGIELIAAPEGNRNAVGEHTLGMLLSLFNKLNKADQEVRTGKWLREANRGIELDGKTVGIIGYGNMGKAFAKKLCGFDVEVLCYDIQDQVGDGNAKQVPLKEFQEKVDVVSLHIPQTPLTLNMMNADFINQFQKPFWFINTARGKSVVTVDLVLALKSGKILGAGLDVLEYEKASFEDMFTTTMPEPFQYLIASQSVLLTPHVAGWTVESKEKLAQTIVDKIKAKFC; translated from the coding sequence ATGAAAATCCTTCACCTAGATACCAATCACGACCTTTTAATCAATCAACTAAATGATTTGGGATTTACCAATCATGAAGATTACACGTCTTCAAAAGAAACTATTGAAACCAAAATTTCAGATTATGATGGCATTATTTTAAGGAGCAGATTCGCTATTGACAAACAATTTCTTGATGCTGCCAAAAACCTAAAATTTATTGGACGTGTAGGGGCTGGTTTAGAAAACATAGATTGTGATTATGCTATTACAAAAGGCATTGAACTTATTGCAGCACCCGAAGGTAACCGCAATGCGGTGGGTGAACATACTTTGGGTATGTTACTATCATTATTCAACAAACTAAATAAAGCCGATCAAGAAGTTAGAACAGGCAAATGGTTACGGGAAGCCAATCGAGGTATAGAACTCGACGGAAAAACAGTTGGTATTATTGGTTATGGCAATATGGGTAAAGCCTTTGCGAAAAAGCTATGCGGGTTTGATGTTGAAGTACTGTGCTACGACATACAGGATCAAGTTGGTGATGGCAATGCAAAACAAGTGCCCCTAAAAGAATTTCAAGAAAAAGTGGATGTTGTAAGTTTACACATCCCACAAACGCCTTTAACGTTGAACATGATGAATGCCGATTTTATCAATCAATTTCAAAAACCGTTTTGGTTCATCAATACGGCACGTGGTAAAAGTGTGGTTACGGTAGATTTGGTTTTGGCATTAAAATCTGGAAAAATATTGGGTGCTGGGTTAGATGTTTTAGAATATGAAAAAGCATCTTTTGAAGATATGTTTACGACAACTATGCCCGAACCATTCCAATATTTAATAGCATCACAAAGCGTTCTTTTAACACCACATGTTGCTGGTTGGACTGTCGAAAGCAAAGAAAAACTGGCACAAACCATTGTCGATAAGATTAAAGCAAAATTTTGTTAA
- a CDS encoding VOC family protein, whose translation MKNRVTGIGGLFFKTKDPKETKDWYKKHLGFNTDDYGCTFWWKDKEGNNCSTQWSPFAEDTKYYEPSKKDFMFNYRVENLIELIKVLKSEGVTVVGDIEEYEYGKFGWILDNDGNKIELWEPIDSAFL comes from the coding sequence ATGAAAAACAGAGTTACAGGTATTGGCGGGTTGTTTTTTAAAACGAAAGACCCTAAGGAAACAAAAGATTGGTACAAAAAACATTTAGGATTCAATACCGACGATTATGGCTGTACCTTTTGGTGGAAAGACAAGGAAGGGAACAATTGTTCAACCCAATGGAGCCCGTTTGCTGAAGATACCAAATATTACGAGCCGTCAAAAAAAGACTTTATGTTTAATTATAGGGTTGAAAATTTAATTGAATTAATAAAGGTTTTAAAAAGCGAAGGCGTTACGGTTGTTGGCGATATTGAAGAATACGAATACGGCAAATTTGGTTGGATTTTAGATAACGATGGCAATAAAATTGAACTTTGGGAACCCATAGATAGTGCTTTTTTGTAA
- the rsmA gene encoding 16S rRNA (adenine(1518)-N(6)/adenine(1519)-N(6))-dimethyltransferase RsmA, with protein MTVKAKKHLGQHFLNDEDIAQRIADTLTLKGYKTVLEIGPGMGVLTKYLLKKEVTTHVIEIDTESVAYLQANYLNLAPRIIEKDFLKYDLNQIFKGEPFAIIGNFPYNISTQIVFKTLEMRGQIPEFSGMFQKEVAERICSKEGNKVYGILSVLAQAYYDAEYLFTVPPTVFNPPPKVESGVLRLTRKEDYSLPCEDALFFKVVKTAFQQRRKTLRNSLKTFNLSDNLREDSIFDKRPEQLNVQQFIELTQLIEKDI; from the coding sequence ATGACAGTAAAGGCAAAAAAGCATTTAGGACAACACTTTTTAAACGATGAGGATATTGCGCAAAGAATTGCCGATACACTTACGTTAAAAGGCTATAAAACGGTTTTAGAGATTGGTCCGGGTATGGGCGTGCTAACTAAATATTTACTAAAGAAAGAAGTCACCACCCATGTTATTGAAATTGATACCGAATCGGTAGCCTATTTACAAGCTAATTACTTAAATCTGGCACCACGAATTATAGAAAAGGATTTTTTAAAGTACGATTTAAATCAGATATTTAAAGGCGAACCATTTGCTATTATTGGTAACTTTCCCTATAATATTTCAACCCAAATTGTTTTTAAAACTTTAGAGATGCGCGGCCAAATCCCTGAGTTTTCGGGCATGTTCCAAAAAGAAGTGGCCGAACGTATTTGCTCAAAAGAAGGCAATAAAGTGTATGGTATTTTGTCAGTGTTAGCACAAGCCTATTACGATGCAGAATATCTTTTCACGGTACCGCCAACAGTATTCAACCCACCACCAAAAGTAGAATCGGGTGTGTTACGACTCACAAGAAAAGAAGACTATTCTCTGCCATGTGAAGATGCCTTATTCTTCAAAGTAGTGAAAACAGCATTTCAACAACGAAGAAAAACACTTCGTAACAGTTTAAAAACATTCAATTTAAGTGATAATTTAAGAGAAGATAGTATCTTTGACAAACGTCCAGAGCAATTAAATGTTCAGCAGTTTATAGAACTCACACAGTTAATCGAAAAAGACATTTAA
- the serS gene encoding serine--tRNA ligase has product MLQVPFIRENKDLVITRLAKRNIDATEMIHNVISLDEERRRIQTELDNTLAESNTLSKEIGNLYKSGEAQKANLLKEKTSQLKEVSKELSEALNNKAEELNQLLYKIPNVPNEIVPNGNSDTDNFEVYKEGNIPVLHEGALPHWELAKKYDIIDFELGNKITGAGFPVYKGKGARLQRALIAYFLDKNTAAGYTEYQLPHLVNEASGFGTGQLPDKEGQMYHVTEDNLYLIPTAEVPGTNIFRDVVLNESDLPIGITGYTPCFRREAGSYGAHVRGLNRLHQFDKVEILRVEHPTKSYEALDGMVEHVKTILQELKLPYRILRLCGGDLGFTSALTYDFEVFSTAQDRWLEISSVSNFETFQANRLKLRFKNSEGKNELAHTLNGSSLALPRVLAGILENYQTKDGIVIPEVLQAYTGFKIID; this is encoded by the coding sequence ATGTTACAAGTCCCTTTTATTAGAGAAAACAAAGATTTGGTAATAACCCGATTAGCAAAACGAAACATAGATGCTACTGAAATGATTCATAACGTTATTTCTTTAGATGAAGAAAGAAGACGCATTCAAACCGAGTTGGATAACACCTTGGCAGAATCGAACACACTTTCAAAAGAAATTGGGAACTTATACAAATCGGGTGAAGCACAAAAAGCCAATCTTTTAAAAGAAAAAACAAGTCAGTTAAAAGAAGTTTCAAAAGAATTAAGCGAAGCACTTAATAATAAAGCAGAAGAATTAAACCAATTGCTTTATAAAATTCCAAATGTGCCTAACGAGATCGTGCCTAACGGAAATTCTGATACCGATAACTTTGAAGTTTACAAAGAAGGCAATATTCCTGTATTGCATGAAGGTGCTTTGCCGCATTGGGAATTAGCAAAAAAATACGACATCATCGATTTTGAATTAGGAAACAAAATAACAGGAGCAGGATTTCCTGTTTACAAAGGCAAAGGCGCTCGGTTACAACGTGCTTTAATAGCTTATTTTTTAGATAAAAATACCGCTGCGGGTTATACCGAATATCAATTGCCTCATTTGGTAAATGAAGCATCGGGTTTTGGAACCGGACAATTGCCAGACAAAGAAGGGCAAATGTATCATGTCACCGAAGACAACTTATATTTAATTCCAACTGCTGAGGTGCCTGGAACCAACATTTTTAGAGATGTGGTATTGAACGAAAGCGATCTACCAATAGGCATTACAGGCTACACACCCTGTTTTAGACGTGAAGCTGGAAGTTATGGGGCGCATGTTCGTGGGCTAAACAGGTTGCACCAATTTGATAAAGTGGAGATTTTACGAGTTGAGCATCCAACAAAATCTTATGAAGCGTTGGATGGTATGGTAGAACACGTAAAAACCATTTTGCAAGAACTAAAGTTACCATATAGAATATTAAGACTTTGTGGTGGCGATTTAGGTTTCACTTCGGCTTTAACGTATGATTTTGAAGTGTTCTCAACCGCTCAAGACCGTTGGTTGGAAATATCTTCAGTGTCTAACTTTGAAACCTTTCAAGCAAACCGGTTGAAATTACGTTTTAAAAATAGCGAAGGTAAAAACGAATTGGCACATACACTAAATGGTAGTTCTTTAGCTTTACCACGAGTTTTAGCAGGTATTTTAGAAAATTATCAAACAAAAGATGGTATTGTAATTCCTGAAGTTTTACAAGCATATACAGGTTTTAAAATTATTGATTAA
- a CDS encoding DUF1801 domain-containing protein — protein sequence MPYQANSPEDYINQLPEDRQEPIKKLREVIKKNIPKGFEETMSYGMIGYVVPHTIYPDGYHCAPELPLPFMSIASQKNTINVYHSGVYAKKALYDWFVAEYPKYCKRKLDMGKGCVRFKYIDDIPYGLIGELASKITVEEWINMYEKNFST from the coding sequence GTGCCATACCAAGCAAACTCACCCGAAGATTACATCAATCAACTTCCAGAGGACAGGCAAGAACCCATTAAGAAGTTGAGAGAAGTCATTAAAAAAAATATCCCAAAAGGTTTTGAAGAAACCATGAGTTATGGCATGATTGGTTATGTAGTGCCTCACACCATATATCCAGATGGGTATCATTGCGCGCCAGAACTGCCTTTGCCGTTTATGAGCATTGCTTCACAAAAAAATACTATAAACGTATATCATTCGGGGGTATACGCTAAAAAAGCATTATACGATTGGTTTGTTGCTGAATATCCCAAATACTGCAAGCGGAAACTCGACATGGGTAAAGGTTGCGTTCGTTTTAAATATATTGATGATATTCCGTACGGACTTATTGGTGAATTAGCTTCAAAAATAACTGTTGAAGAATGGATAAACATGTACGAAAAGAATTTTAGTACATGA
- a CDS encoding sulfite exporter TauE/SafE family protein, producing the protein MTYFEILQSFHLTVLQWTAICFAVFLLGLAKSGVKGIGIIIVVILAFVFGEKASTGILLPMLICADIFAVVYYNKHAQWHYIKKLLPAMVIGVLVGVWVGNDISEVVFKRIMAVIIIGSVLIMFYMENRKSTTVPTNKWFSNSAGFLAGFTTMVGNLAGPISDIYFLAMRLPKNEFIGTAAWLFFIINVFKLPFHFFVWKTVSVETLVLNSILIPMVILGFFLGAYIVKLISNVNYRRFVLIVTALGGIIMLFR; encoded by the coding sequence TTGACTTATTTCGAAATTCTACAATCATTCCATTTAACCGTATTGCAATGGACAGCTATTTGTTTTGCGGTTTTTTTATTGGGATTAGCAAAATCAGGTGTCAAAGGCATTGGGATTATTATTGTTGTGATACTGGCTTTTGTGTTTGGTGAAAAAGCATCCACAGGTATTTTGCTTCCTATGCTAATTTGTGCCGATATTTTTGCTGTGGTATATTACAACAAGCATGCGCAATGGCACTATATAAAAAAATTGTTGCCTGCTATGGTTATTGGGGTTTTAGTAGGCGTTTGGGTAGGTAATGATATTTCTGAAGTTGTTTTTAAACGCATTATGGCGGTCATCATCATTGGATCTGTGCTCATTATGTTTTATATGGAAAACCGAAAATCTACCACCGTACCAACCAATAAGTGGTTTTCTAATTCAGCGGGGTTTCTGGCAGGCTTTACCACGATGGTCGGTAATTTGGCAGGTCCTATTTCCGATATTTATTTTCTTGCCATGCGTCTGCCTAAAAACGAATTTATAGGGACAGCTGCTTGGCTATTCTTTATAATAAATGTGTTTAAATTGCCCTTTCATTTTTTTGTTTGGAAAACCGTTAGTGTAGAAACATTGGTTTTGAATTCGATTTTAATACCCATGGTTATTTTGGGCTTTTTCTTGGGAGCTTATATAGTGAAACTCATTTCGAATGTTAATTACAGACGTTTTGTGCTAATAGTCACAGCTTTGGGAGGCATCATCATGTTGTTTAGATAA
- the mgtE gene encoding magnesium transporter has product MSEEIENIQFELTDDLINQVERLIEVNDDKALQKLLKDFHYADIAEILDELDLDEAVYIIKLLDSETTADILMELDEDNREKVLRNLSSKEIADEIGELDTDDAADIISELPEERKREVISHIEDEEHKAEIEELLAYDEDTAGGLMAKELVKVYETWTVAGCLRRIRGQAKEVTRVHSIYVVDKQNRLVGRLSLKDLIVAKSDQRIAELSNSSVDYVNVHDDAEDVARVMQKYDLEAIPVVDDNQILLGRITIDDIVDVMKEEAEKDYQLAAGITADVEADDNIWELTKARLPWLLIGMFGGIGAASIISGFNDAMLKFPALLMFIPLIQATAGNVGVQSSAIVVQGLANDSINGNIISRLFKEFLLGLVNGLAIACIVLPISHFAFDTSYLESLTICVALISVIIMAALIGTFIPIFLDKRGIDAAVATGPFITTSNDVFGILMYFLIAKFILGF; this is encoded by the coding sequence TTGTCTGAAGAAATAGAAAACATACAATTTGAATTAACCGATGATTTAATAAATCAGGTAGAACGTCTTATTGAAGTAAATGATGACAAAGCGCTTCAGAAACTTTTAAAAGACTTTCACTACGCCGATATTGCCGAAATTTTAGATGAATTAGATTTAGATGAGGCTGTATATATTATAAAACTTCTAGATTCCGAAACCACCGCAGATATCTTAATGGAGCTCGATGAAGACAATCGAGAAAAAGTATTAAGAAACCTGTCTTCAAAAGAAATTGCCGATGAAATTGGTGAACTAGATACCGATGATGCTGCCGATATCATTTCTGAATTACCTGAAGAACGTAAGCGTGAAGTTATCTCACATATTGAAGACGAGGAACACAAGGCAGAAATTGAAGAATTACTGGCTTATGATGAAGATACGGCAGGTGGACTTATGGCAAAAGAGCTGGTTAAAGTCTATGAAACTTGGACGGTTGCAGGCTGTTTACGTCGCATAAGAGGACAAGCCAAAGAAGTAACCCGTGTCCATTCCATTTATGTGGTGGATAAGCAAAATAGATTGGTTGGGCGCTTATCGTTAAAAGATCTTATTGTTGCTAAAAGTGACCAAAGAATAGCTGAATTATCTAACTCTAGCGTTGATTATGTAAATGTACACGACGATGCCGAAGACGTTGCCAGAGTGATGCAGAAATACGATTTGGAAGCCATCCCAGTTGTAGACGATAATCAAATATTATTAGGTAGAATCACTATTGACGACATTGTGGACGTCATGAAAGAAGAAGCCGAGAAAGATTATCAATTAGCTGCAGGTATTACGGCCGATGTAGAGGCCGATGATAATATTTGGGAGCTTACCAAAGCCCGTTTGCCGTGGCTGCTTATAGGCATGTTTGGAGGCATAGGGGCAGCAAGTATTATTAGCGGGTTTAACGATGCCATGCTGAAATTTCCAGCACTTTTAATGTTTATTCCCTTAATACAAGCAACCGCAGGAAACGTTGGTGTACAATCATCTGCCATTGTGGTGCAAGGTTTAGCCAACGACTCCATAAATGGTAATATCATAAGCCGCCTTTTCAAAGAATTTTTATTGGGTTTAGTCAATGGGCTAGCCATTGCATGTATCGTATTGCCTATAAGTCATTTTGCATTTGACACCAGCTATCTAGAGTCATTAACTATATGCGTTGCCTTAATTTCAGTCATCATAATGGCAGCGTTAATAGGTACATTCATCCCTATATTTTTAGACAAACGCGGTATCGATGCCGCCGTAGCTACAGGACCGTTTATTACTACAAGCAACGATGTGTTTGGTATATTAATGTATTTTTTAATCGCAAAGTTTATTTTAGGGTTTTAA
- a CDS encoding DUF4286 family protein, whose product MIIYNVTSNIDESIHQQWLTWMKEEHIPQILATGKFEKATLIRVLVEEDMGGVTYSVQYRTSSRAALEAYYKEDAPKLRGEALKKFADKVLAFRTELEIVDEYSK is encoded by the coding sequence ATGATCATATACAACGTAACTTCAAACATAGACGAAAGCATTCATCAGCAATGGCTGACTTGGATGAAAGAAGAACATATTCCACAAATATTAGCTACTGGAAAATTTGAAAAAGCAACGCTTATCAGGGTTTTGGTAGAAGAAGACATGGGAGGCGTTACCTATTCGGTGCAATACCGAACATCATCGCGCGCAGCTTTAGAGGCATATTATAAAGAAGATGCACCAAAATTAAGAGGCGAAGCTCTTAAAAAATTTGCAGATAAAGTATTGGCGTTTAGAACCGAACTTGAAATTGTTGATGAATATTCTAAATAA
- a CDS encoding tetratricopeptide repeat protein, with translation MKILFILCFLFSAYAYSQDDALARDYYKNGDFEKALFEYKKLYTQSPSNINYIFQIVSSHQELEQYDEAQSFLLKLMERINYPVFMVELGYNYQLKNDLENANINYNKALASIDENPINVSSIARSFQSHSLINEAIIAYEKAMKLKPDYNFNLQLAQLYGEQGNIEKMFISYVDFAESNPFTLPNIKRAISDFISENSENENNIIFRKILLRKAQQEPNILWNEFLSWLFIQQNDFKKAFAQEKAVFSRQPESLIRIEELADIAFSKNELEIAKEIYTYITANSQDLDVLLEAHHHLMQLEIKQSTEDNYDVIDAKYTELLNKFGTFSQTLKLQIAYAHFLAFNKNDPKKATSFLEKTLQLPLTELQQAEVKLELGDILVLQENFNDALIYYTQIQRNVKNSTVSQEARYKVAKTSYYKGDFKWAESQLKVLKASTSQLIANDALDLKLLISDNKYEDSLQTALKRYAKADLLSFQNKNNESIALLDTILNKHKTEPIIPQALFKQAQLFEEKAQFDKAEANYNAIITNYGEGVLVDDAYFKLAELYENQLNQPEKAKALYEKIIFNHADSIYFVEARKRYRALRGDAIN, from the coding sequence ATGAAAATCCTATTTATTTTATGCTTTCTATTTAGTGCGTATGCATACTCGCAAGACGATGCATTGGCTAGAGATTACTATAAAAACGGGGATTTTGAAAAAGCATTATTTGAATATAAAAAGTTATACACCCAATCGCCTTCAAACATTAATTATATTTTTCAAATAGTTAGTTCGCATCAAGAATTAGAGCAATATGATGAAGCACAATCATTTTTGTTAAAACTCATGGAACGTATTAATTATCCAGTATTTATGGTGGAATTGGGCTATAATTACCAGCTTAAAAATGATTTGGAAAATGCTAATATCAATTATAATAAAGCTCTGGCTAGCATTGATGAAAATCCTATTAACGTATCTTCTATTGCTAGAAGTTTTCAAAGTCATTCACTAATAAATGAAGCTATTATTGCGTATGAAAAAGCCATGAAACTAAAACCGGATTATAATTTTAATCTGCAATTGGCACAGTTGTATGGCGAGCAGGGAAACATTGAAAAAATGTTTATCAGTTATGTTGATTTTGCCGAGTCTAATCCATTTACATTACCTAATATTAAACGTGCTATAAGCGATTTTATAAGTGAAAATAGTGAGAATGAGAACAACATTATTTTTAGAAAAATTTTGCTTAGAAAAGCACAACAAGAACCAAACATTCTTTGGAATGAGTTTTTAAGTTGGTTGTTTATTCAGCAAAACGATTTTAAAAAAGCATTTGCCCAAGAGAAAGCTGTTTTTAGTAGGCAGCCCGAAAGTTTAATTAGAATAGAAGAATTAGCAGATATTGCCTTTAGTAAAAACGAACTGGAAATCGCTAAAGAAATATATACATACATAACAGCGAACTCGCAAGATTTAGATGTTTTGTTGGAAGCGCACCATCATTTAATGCAATTGGAAATAAAGCAAAGTACGGAAGATAATTATGATGTTATTGATGCCAAATACACCGAGCTATTAAACAAATTTGGAACTTTTTCGCAAACTTTAAAACTTCAAATTGCTTATGCACATTTTTTGGCTTTCAATAAAAACGACCCGAAAAAGGCAACGTCTTTTCTGGAAAAAACATTACAGTTGCCATTAACCGAACTACAGCAAGCCGAAGTGAAATTAGAGTTGGGAGATATTTTGGTTTTACAAGAAAATTTTAACGATGCCTTAATTTATTACACACAAATACAGAGAAATGTAAAAAACAGCACCGTGTCGCAAGAAGCACGATATAAAGTGGCCAAAACCAGTTATTATAAAGGCGATTTTAAATGGGCAGAATCACAGCTTAAAGTACTAAAAGCTTCAACGTCGCAACTTATAGCCAATGATGCCTTAGATTTAAAACTGCTTATTTCCGATAATAAATATGAAGATTCACTTCAGACCGCTCTAAAAAGGTATGCGAAAGCCGATTTATTGTCGTTTCAAAACAAAAATAACGAATCTATAGCCTTGTTAGACACTATTTTAAACAAACACAAAACCGAACCCATCATTCCACAAGCCTTATTTAAACAAGCCCAATTATTTGAAGAAAAAGCCCAATTTGATAAAGCCGAAGCCAATTACAATGCTATTATTACAAATTATGGAGAAGGTGTTTTAGTAGATGATGCCTATTTTAAGTTAGCAGAACTCTACGAAAATCAATTAAATCAGCCAGAAAAGGCAAAAGCATTATACGAGAAAATTATTTTTAACCATGCCGATAGTATTTATTTTGTAGAAGCCAGAAAGCGTTATAGAGCGTTACGAGGTGATGCTATTAATTAG